The following proteins are encoded in a genomic region of Streptomyces collinus Tu 365:
- a CDS encoding EamA family transporter — MSTPSATAPPTQAAPAPPGGGGGPRRPRGFGSLGPVGLVLAGGISVQFGGALAVTLMPRAGALGVVTLRLLAAAVVLLLVCRPRLRGHSRADWGTVVVFGIAMGAMNGLFYEAVARIPLGPAVTLEVLGPLALSVLASRRLINALWAGLALGGVFLLGGGGFSDLDPVGVAFALGAGAMWAAYIVFSARTGRRFPQADGLALAMAVAALLFLPLGVAEAGSRLLDPTTVALGSAVALLSSVLPYTLELLALRRLPASTFAILMSLEPAIAATAGFLILDQALSAVEAAAIALVIAASIGAVRTQIGRGKVTLPVEGQ, encoded by the coding sequence GTGAGCACGCCCAGCGCCACCGCACCCCCGACGCAAGCCGCGCCCGCACCCCCGGGTGGCGGTGGTGGCCCGCGCCGCCCGCGGGGCTTCGGCTCGCTCGGGCCCGTCGGGCTGGTGCTCGCCGGCGGCATCTCCGTCCAGTTCGGCGGAGCGCTGGCGGTGACCCTGATGCCCAGGGCCGGTGCGCTCGGCGTCGTCACCCTCCGGCTCCTCGCGGCCGCCGTGGTCCTGCTGCTGGTCTGCCGGCCCCGGCTGCGCGGCCACTCCCGCGCCGACTGGGGCACCGTGGTCGTCTTCGGCATCGCCATGGGCGCGATGAACGGCCTCTTCTACGAGGCGGTCGCCCGGATCCCGCTGGGCCCGGCCGTCACCCTGGAGGTCCTCGGCCCGCTGGCCCTGTCCGTCCTGGCGTCCCGCCGGCTGATCAACGCGCTGTGGGCCGGTCTGGCCCTGGGAGGCGTCTTCCTGCTGGGCGGTGGCGGCTTCAGTGACCTCGACCCCGTCGGTGTCGCCTTCGCCCTGGGCGCCGGCGCCATGTGGGCGGCCTACATCGTCTTCAGCGCCCGCACGGGCCGCCGCTTCCCGCAGGCGGACGGGCTCGCCCTCGCCATGGCGGTCGCGGCCCTGCTGTTCCTGCCGCTGGGCGTCGCCGAGGCGGGCTCCCGGCTCCTCGACCCCACCACCGTCGCCCTCGGCTCGGCGGTGGCCCTGCTCTCCTCGGTGCTGCCCTACACCCTCGAACTCCTGGCCCTGCGCCGCCTGCCCGCCTCCACCTTCGCCATCCTGATGAGCCTGGAACCGGCCATCGCGGCGACGGCCGGTTTCCTCATCCTCGACCAGGCCCTGTCCGCCGTGGAGGCCGCCGCGATCGCCCTCGTCATCGCCGCGAGCATCGGCGCGGTACGCACCCAGATCGGCCGGGGCAAGGTCACCCTGCCGGTCGAGGGGCAGTGA
- a CDS encoding acyclic terpene utilization AtuA family protein: protein MNLLRIGNFSGFYGDRADALREMLTGGELDVLTGDYLAELTMLILGRDRLKDPGAGYARTFLRQLEDCLGLARERSVKIVTNAGGLNPAGLADAVRQLAGRLGVPVRVAHVEGDDLTARHPGSLAAHAYLGGFGIAECLRGGADVVITGRVTDAALVTGPAAAHFGWRPGEYDRLAGAVVAGHVLECGTQATGGNYAFFGDGDVRRPGFPLAEIHEDGSCVVTKHPGTGGFVDVGTVTAQLLYETAGARYAGPDVTARLDTVRLTQDGPDRVRVEGVRGEAPPPTLKVGLNRLGGFRNEVVFVLTGLDIEAKAALVREQMADALAKSPPAETRWELARTDHADAGTEETASALLRLVVRDPDQAVVGRALSGAAIELALASYPGFHVVAPPGRGAPYGVFEDVFVDHGAVDHVAVLHDGRRVPVAPPRDTAPLTDPTRPPLPDPLPAGPTRRAPLGRVAGARSGDKGGDANVGVWARSEDAWRWLAHELTVDRFRQLIPESRELPVTRHVLPNLRALNFVVTGILGAGVAAQHRFDPQAKALGEWLRSRHLDLPEALL, encoded by the coding sequence GTGAACCTGTTGCGCATCGGCAACTTCTCCGGCTTCTACGGCGACCGCGCGGACGCCCTGCGCGAGATGCTCACCGGCGGCGAGCTGGACGTCCTCACCGGCGACTACCTCGCCGAGCTGACCATGCTGATCCTCGGCCGGGACCGGCTGAAGGATCCCGGCGCCGGGTACGCCCGTACCTTCCTGCGGCAGCTGGAGGACTGCCTCGGCCTCGCCCGGGAGCGCTCCGTCAAGATCGTGACCAACGCCGGCGGCCTCAACCCCGCCGGGCTCGCCGACGCCGTACGGCAGCTGGCCGGCCGGCTCGGTGTCCCCGTCCGCGTCGCCCACGTCGAGGGCGACGACCTCACCGCCCGCCACCCCGGCAGCCTCGCCGCCCACGCCTACCTCGGCGGCTTCGGCATCGCCGAGTGCCTGCGCGGGGGCGCCGACGTCGTGATCACCGGCCGGGTGACCGACGCGGCGCTCGTCACCGGGCCCGCCGCCGCCCACTTCGGCTGGCGGCCGGGGGAGTACGACCGCCTCGCCGGCGCCGTCGTCGCCGGGCACGTGCTGGAGTGCGGGACGCAGGCCACCGGCGGCAACTACGCCTTCTTCGGCGACGGAGACGTCCGCCGCCCCGGCTTCCCGCTCGCCGAGATCCACGAGGACGGCAGCTGCGTCGTCACCAAGCACCCCGGCACCGGCGGCTTCGTCGACGTCGGCACCGTCACCGCGCAGCTCCTGTACGAGACGGCGGGGGCCCGGTACGCCGGGCCCGACGTGACGGCCCGCCTCGACACCGTGCGGCTCACCCAGGACGGCCCCGACCGGGTGCGTGTCGAGGGGGTGCGCGGGGAGGCGCCGCCGCCCACCCTCAAGGTCGGGCTCAATCGCCTCGGCGGGTTCCGCAACGAGGTCGTCTTCGTGCTCACCGGGCTCGACATCGAGGCCAAGGCCGCCCTCGTCCGGGAACAGATGGCCGACGCGCTGGCCAAGTCCCCGCCCGCCGAGACCCGCTGGGAGCTGGCCCGTACCGACCACGCTGACGCCGGCACCGAGGAGACCGCCAGCGCACTGCTGCGGCTCGTCGTGCGCGACCCCGACCAGGCGGTCGTGGGGCGCGCGCTCAGCGGTGCCGCGATCGAGCTGGCCCTCGCCAGCTACCCCGGCTTCCATGTGGTGGCCCCACCGGGGAGGGGCGCGCCCTATGGAGTCTTCGAGGATGTGTTCGTCGACCATGGTGCCGTCGACCATGTGGCCGTCCTCCACGACGGGCGGCGCGTCCCTGTGGCCCCGCCCCGGGACACCGCCCCCCTCACCGACCCGACCCGCCCACCCCTCCCGGACCCCCTGCCGGCCGGGCCCACCCGCCGCGCACCCCTCGGCCGCGTCGCCGGGGCCCGCAGCGGCGACAAGGGCGGCGACGCCAACGTCGGCGTGTGGGCGCGCTCCGAGGACGCCTGGCGGTGGCTCGCCCACGAGCTGACCGTGGACCGGTTCCGGCAGCTGATCCCCGAGAGCCGGGAGCTGCCCGTCACCCGGCACGTGCTGCCGAACCTGCGCGCCCTCAACTTCGTCGTGACCGGCATCCTCGGTGCCGGCGTCGCCGCCCAGCACCGCTTCGACCCGCAGGCCAAGGCCCTCGGCGAATGGCTGCGCTCCCGCCACCTGGACCTCCCGGAGGCCCTCCTGTGA
- a CDS encoding TIGR03084 family metal-binding protein: protein MADPTPVIDDLRAESEELDLLVAELSAEQWGLATPAPGWTVAHQIAHLAWTDRSALLAVTDADAFRALVEKALTRPDSFVDEGAEEGARLPTAELLSTWREGRAALDRSLRAAPPGARFPWYGPPMSAASMATARLMETWAHALDVADALGVVRHPSDRLRHVARLGVRTRDFAFGAHGLTPPAEEFRVELTAPSGALWAFGPEDAPQRVTGPALDFCLLVTQRAHRADLDLRAEGPDAGRWLDLAQAFAGPPGTGRPPKEGSR from the coding sequence ATGGCCGACCCGACGCCCGTCATCGACGACCTGCGTGCCGAAAGCGAAGAACTCGACCTGCTGGTAGCTGAGTTGAGTGCCGAACAGTGGGGGCTCGCGACTCCCGCCCCCGGCTGGACCGTCGCCCACCAGATCGCACACCTCGCCTGGACCGACCGCTCGGCGCTGCTGGCCGTCACCGACGCAGACGCCTTCCGCGCACTGGTCGAGAAGGCGCTCACCCGCCCCGACTCGTTCGTCGACGAAGGGGCGGAGGAGGGCGCTCGGCTGCCGACCGCGGAGTTGCTGTCGACGTGGCGCGAGGGCCGCGCCGCCCTCGACCGGTCCCTGCGCGCCGCACCACCGGGCGCTCGATTCCCCTGGTACGGCCCACCCATGTCCGCCGCCTCCATGGCCACCGCCCGGCTCATGGAGACCTGGGCCCACGCACTCGACGTCGCCGACGCCCTCGGTGTGGTGCGCCACCCCTCCGACCGGCTCCGGCATGTGGCCCGGCTCGGGGTGCGGACCCGCGACTTCGCCTTCGGGGCGCACGGACTGACCCCGCCGGCCGAGGAGTTCCGCGTCGAACTGACCGCGCCCTCCGGCGCCCTGTGGGCCTTCGGCCCCGAAGACGCCCCGCAACGCGTCACCGGCCCCGCCCTCGACTTCTGTCTCCTGGTCACCCAGCGCGCGCACCGCGCCGACCTCGACCTGCGTGCCGAGGGTCCGGACGCCGGCCGCTGGCTCGACCTCGCGCAGGCGTTCGCGGGCCCGCCCGGCACCGGGCGCCCGCCGAAGGAGGGAAGCCGGTGA